The following are from one region of the Paracoccus sp. S3-43 genome:
- the lpxD gene encoding UDP-3-O-(3-hydroxymyristoyl)glucosamine N-acyltransferase: MAITIGQLAQALDAKGWGDLDLPVTGAAEPQATGPVGPEGGVIAMAMSPKYAAFLQPGSIAILAEGMDPEALGLRAAIFAPRPRLLMAGLTRAFDPGPDIAPGIHPTALIDPTAQVGVGAAIGPFAVIGPAVRIGSGARIGPHVSIGRGTRLGDDALIHAGVRIAHGVTAGHRLMVQSNAVIGGDGFSFVTPEESGIEEIRRTLGSRQGIKEQHWTRIHSLGGVEIGDDVEIGANATIDRGTIRATRVGNGTKIDNLVMLGHNVTVGDDCLLCSQVGIAGSARIGNRVVLAGKVGVNDNIEVGDDVIAGGASKIFTRVPAGRVVLGNPAVKMETQMDIQKAVRRLPRFAEQLARLQETVTRLLEKG; encoded by the coding sequence ATGGCAATCACCATCGGGCAACTGGCGCAGGCACTGGACGCAAAGGGCTGGGGCGACCTGGATCTGCCGGTGACGGGCGCGGCGGAACCGCAGGCTACGGGTCCGGTCGGGCCCGAGGGCGGCGTGATCGCCATGGCGATGTCGCCGAAATATGCGGCCTTCCTGCAACCCGGCAGCATCGCCATCCTGGCCGAGGGGATGGACCCCGAGGCCCTGGGCCTCAGGGCCGCGATCTTCGCGCCGCGCCCGCGCCTGCTGATGGCGGGGCTGACGCGGGCCTTCGATCCCGGTCCCGACATCGCCCCCGGCATCCATCCCACCGCGCTGATCGACCCGACCGCGCAGGTGGGTGTCGGCGCGGCCATCGGCCCCTTTGCGGTGATCGGTCCCGCCGTGCGGATCGGGTCGGGCGCGCGGATCGGGCCGCATGTGTCGATCGGTCGCGGAACGCGTCTGGGCGATGACGCGCTGATCCACGCGGGCGTGCGCATCGCCCATGGCGTGACGGCGGGCCACCGGCTGATGGTGCAGTCGAACGCCGTGATCGGCGGCGACGGCTTTTCCTTCGTCACCCCCGAGGAATCGGGGATCGAGGAGATCCGCCGCACCCTGGGCTCGCGCCAGGGGATCAAGGAACAGCACTGGACGCGGATCCACTCGCTGGGCGGGGTCGAGATCGGCGACGATGTTGAAATCGGCGCCAACGCGACCATCGACCGGGGCACGATCCGTGCGACCCGCGTCGGCAACGGCACCAAGATCGACAATCTGGTGATGCTGGGCCACAACGTCACGGTGGGAGACGACTGCCTGCTGTGTTCGCAGGTGGGCATCGCCGGATCGGCGCGGATCGGCAACCGCGTGGTGCTGGCCGGAAAGGTCGGCGTCAACGACAATATCGAGGTGGGCGACGACGTGATCGCGGGCGGGGCCAGCAAGATCTTCACCCGCGTTCCGGCCGGCCGGGTGGTGCTGGGCAACCCGGCGGTCAAGATGGAGACCCAGATGGACATCCAGAAGGCCGTCCGCCGCCTGCCGCGATTCGCCGAACAGTTGGCGCGGCTTCAGGAAACCGTTACACGATTGTTGGAAAAGGGCTGA
- a CDS encoding TetR/AcrR family transcriptional regulator → MTRRYRTAKKIQATAIQLAMRDGLSHVTTEAIAKEAGISTRTFFNYYPYKEAAMMGPPPDYPAEASEQFVTGRGTLIEDLDRLITAHLERFLDERELLAHILVLATTDPKLDALRNSTILSRRVQMRDLLHRRCPKTNPAQIEILAAAIVAATNAATKDWASGAVDDFIAAARENLALIQPAAAMLTQAPG, encoded by the coding sequence ATGACGCGTCGCTACAGAACGGCCAAGAAGATCCAGGCGACAGCGATCCAGTTGGCGATGCGGGACGGGCTTTCGCATGTCACGACCGAGGCGATCGCCAAGGAAGCCGGGATCAGCACCCGGACCTTCTTCAACTATTACCCCTATAAAGAGGCGGCCATGATGGGCCCGCCCCCCGACTATCCGGCCGAGGCGTCCGAGCAGTTCGTGACCGGGCGCGGCACCCTGATCGAGGATCTGGACCGCCTGATCACCGCCCATCTGGAGCGTTTTCTGGACGAACGGGAATTGCTGGCGCATATCCTGGTCCTGGCGACGACCGATCCCAAGCTGGATGCGCTGCGCAACTCCACCATCCTGTCGCGGCGCGTGCAGATGCGCGACCTTCTGCACCGCCGCTGCCCCAAGACGAATCCCGCGCAGATCGAGATCCTGGCGGCCGCCATCGTCGCCGCCACCAACGCCGCCACTAAGGACTGGGCCAGCGGCGCGGTCGACGACTTCATCGCCGCCGCGCGCGAAAACCTGGCGCTGATCCAGCCCGCCGCCGCGATGCTGACCCAGGCTCCGGGCTAG
- a CDS encoding DUF882 domain-containing protein, whose product MTFDLLSRRGILGVFAATTVAAAPVMGNAFGLLRGAGDMRRVRMYSGRTGESLDTVYWVDGKYIREALNEINIFMRDWRTGEVIGIDPRTVDVAAASHRLLQTNEPYMMLSGYRSPRTNAMLRRSSSGVARNSLHMVGKAADLRLKSRSVGQMYNAALSCRAGGVGKYSRSNFVHMDCGPVRNWGA is encoded by the coding sequence ATGACATTCGACCTTCTTTCACGTCGCGGCATTCTGGGTGTGTTCGCGGCTACAACCGTGGCGGCGGCACCGGTGATGGGCAACGCCTTCGGGTTGCTGCGGGGCGCGGGCGACATGCGCCGCGTCCGCATGTATTCAGGCCGCACGGGCGAAAGCCTCGACACCGTCTATTGGGTCGACGGAAAATACATCCGCGAGGCGCTGAACGAGATCAACATCTTCATGCGCGACTGGCGCACGGGCGAAGTGATCGGCATCGACCCGCGCACCGTCGATGTAGCTGCGGCCTCGCACCGGCTGCTGCAAACCAACGAACCCTACATGATGCTGTCGGGATACCGCTCGCCGCGAACCAACGCGATGCTGCGCCGGTCTTCCTCGGGCGTGGCGCGCAATTCGCTGCACATGGTGGGCAAGGCTGCCGACCTGCGGCTGAAATCGCGCTCGGTCGGGCAGATGTACAATGCCGCGCTGTCCTGCCGCGCCGGCGGCGTCGGCAAGTATTCCCGTTCGAACTTCGTCCACATGGACTGCGGCCCGGTCCGCAACTGGGGCGCCTGA
- a CDS encoding TetR family transcriptional regulator C-terminal domain-containing protein, translating to MADQLQPPVTRIQQKNRDRILKGALSVFSTSGFRGATIDQIAEAAGLSKPNVLYYFASKDDIHKTLLTTLLDMWLAPMIRIDPNGEPLEEVMAYVRAKLEMSRRFPCESRLFAYEILQGAPHLTEILGGGLRDIVDRAAGILQGWMDQGRLSPVDPHHLIFSIWALTQHYADFDVQVRAVLGPGHDPFVEAGPFLDNLYRTMLRL from the coding sequence ATGGCAGACCAGTTGCAGCCGCCCGTGACCCGCATCCAGCAGAAGAACCGCGACCGGATCCTGAAGGGCGCCTTGTCGGTGTTCTCGACCAGCGGCTTTCGCGGCGCCACCATCGACCAGATCGCCGAGGCTGCGGGCCTGTCCAAGCCCAATGTCCTTTATTACTTCGCGTCCAAGGACGACATCCACAAGACCCTGCTGACAACGCTTCTGGACATGTGGCTGGCCCCCATGATCCGCATCGACCCCAATGGCGAACCGCTGGAGGAGGTGATGGCCTATGTCCGCGCCAAGCTGGAGATGTCGCGCCGTTTTCCCTGCGAAAGCCGCCTGTTTGCCTATGAAATCCTGCAAGGCGCCCCCCACCTGACCGAGATCCTGGGCGGCGGCTTGCGCGACATCGTGGACCGGGCGGCGGGGATCCTGCAAGGCTGGATGGATCAAGGACGGCTTTCGCCGGTCGATCCGCATCACCTGATCTTCTCGATCTGGGCGCTGACACAGCATTACGCGGATTTCGACGTGCAGGTGCGCGCCGTGCTGGGCCCCGGCCACGATCCCTTCGTCGAGGCCGGGCCCTTCCTGGACAACCTCTACCGCACCATGTTGCGCCTCTAG
- a CDS encoding L,D-transpeptidase family protein, with the protein MELAQAAAAVPELASFYGSHGLRPIFLGERAGELRAALVQATATAPLHGIPAGRYGADSLAADAADVRAEIAQARILVRYMRDMTGGMIRPASVDPLIKREVRRPPIDRLIRDFTQSPDPARFLLDLQPRHPAYLALQRALGADQGLAVPAHLPRAPQGLWRPGMRDPGIAALRARLQSIGFGATATDPQLYDAALADSVARYQAAAGLPPDGVAGPKTIGHLNGDVPQDARSRAVVVALERMRWMGSEDLDARHVWVNIPEYTARIVENGAEMFRTRVVVGSADHDRQTPEFSDEIEYVVVNPRWNVPRSITVKEYLPKLQANRNAVSHLDVVDGNGNVIARDRIDFGRYTAANFPYRMRQKASDDNALGLVKFIFPNPWNIYLHDTPTKHLFQNAARAYSHGCIRIGDPFDLAYALLSRQTDDPQAMFHRSLDRGKEAWLKLTPPVPVHLVYFTAFPDQDGTIRRFEDVYGRDAPLWDAIQKAGLDS; encoded by the coding sequence ATGGAACTGGCCCAGGCTGCGGCGGCGGTGCCGGAACTGGCGTCCTTTTACGGATCGCACGGGTTGCGGCCGATCTTTCTGGGCGAACGGGCGGGCGAATTGCGCGCCGCCCTGGTCCAGGCGACCGCGACGGCGCCGCTGCACGGCATTCCGGCAGGCCGCTACGGCGCCGATTCGCTGGCCGCCGATGCCGCAGATGTGAGGGCCGAGATCGCCCAGGCGCGGATCCTGGTCCGCTATATGCGCGACATGACCGGCGGCATGATCCGCCCCGCCTCGGTCGATCCCCTGATCAAGCGAGAGGTCAGGCGTCCCCCCATCGACCGGCTGATCCGCGATTTCACCCAGTCCCCCGATCCGGCCCGGTTCCTGCTGGACTTGCAGCCCCGCCATCCGGCCTATCTGGCGCTGCAACGCGCCCTGGGGGCCGACCAGGGTCTGGCCGTGCCCGCCCATCTGCCGCGCGCGCCTCAGGGTCTGTGGCGGCCAGGGATGCGCGATCCGGGAATCGCTGCCCTGCGCGCCCGGCTTCAGTCCATCGGCTTCGGCGCGACCGCGACCGATCCCCAGCTCTATGACGCCGCCCTGGCCGATTCGGTCGCGCGGTATCAGGCGGCGGCGGGCCTGCCGCCGGACGGCGTGGCGGGACCGAAGACCATCGGCCATCTGAACGGCGACGTGCCGCAGGACGCCCGCAGCCGCGCCGTCGTCGTCGCCCTGGAGCGGATGCGCTGGATGGGATCCGAGGATCTGGACGCCCGCCATGTCTGGGTGAACATCCCCGAATATACCGCCCGCATCGTGGAAAACGGGGCCGAGATGTTCCGCACCCGCGTCGTCGTGGGCAGCGCCGACCACGACCGGCAGACGCCCGAATTCTCGGACGAGATCGAATATGTCGTGGTCAATCCCCGCTGGAACGTGCCCCGGTCGATCACGGTCAAGGAATACCTGCCGAAATTGCAGGCCAACCGGAATGCCGTGTCGCATCTGGACGTGGTGGACGGCAACGGCAATGTGATCGCCCGCGACCGGATCGACTTTGGCCGCTATACGGCGGCGAATTTCCCCTATCGGATGCGGCAGAAGGCCAGCGACGACAATGCCTTGGGGCTGGTCAAGTTCATCTTTCCGAACCCTTGGAACATCTATCTGCACGACACGCCGACCAAGCACCTGTTCCAGAACGCGGCCCGCGCCTATTCCCATGGCTGCATCCGCATCGGCGATCCGTTCGACCTAGCCTATGCGCTGCTGTCCCGGCAGACCGACGATCCGCAGGCGATGTTTCACCGATCGCTGGATCGCGGCAAGGAGGCCTGGTTGAAGCTGACGCCGCCCGTTCCCGTGCATCTGGTCTATTTCACCGCCTTCCCCGATCAGGACGGCACCATCCGCCGGTTCGAGGATGTCTATGGCCGCGATGCCCCGCTGTGGGACGCGATCCAGAAGGCCGGGCTGGATTCATAG
- a CDS encoding acyl carrier protein, with translation MTDRIQDRIKAIIAEQAMLEPDQITDESTPQDLGIDSLGLVESIFAIEEEFDISIPFNANEPDKSDFDISTMGTIIAAVERLVAQKAA, from the coding sequence ATGACCGACCGGATCCAAGACCGCATCAAGGCCATCATCGCCGAACAGGCCATGCTGGAACCCGACCAGATCACCGACGAATCGACCCCCCAGGATCTGGGCATCGACAGCCTGGGGCTGGTGGAATCGATCTTCGCGATCGAGGAGGAATTCGACATCTCGATCCCCTTCAACGCCAACGAACCGGACAAGTCGGATTTCGACATCTCGACCATGGGCACGATCATCGCCGCCGTCGAACGGCTGGTGGCGCAGAAGGCCGCATGA
- a CDS encoding Zn-dependent hydrolase translates to MTDASGLVPAANMKVDGQRLWDSLMQMARIGPGVAGGNNRQTLTDADAEGRALFRRWSEEAGMTMGLDRMGSMFMRHEGAEPDLDPVYIGSHLDTQPTGGKYDGVLGVLSGLEVIRSIRDMGIVTRRPIVVVNWTNEEGTRFAPAMLASGVFAGVLTEDYANSREDAEGKRFGDELARIGWRGDEAPGNRRIHAMFEYHIEQGPILEAEGKQIGVVTHGQGLWWLQVTLTGKDAHTGSTPMSMRVDAGLGMARIIEAVHRIAMDHQPDTVGAVGQANVWPNSRNVIPGRAVFTIDIRSPDLGKLTSMRSRIEAEAADIARHLGLGIEIEPVGHFDPVEFDPGLVRVVRAAAERLGYSHRDIVSGAGHDACWINRVAPTVMIMCPCVDGLSHNEAEEISPEWAEAGADVLLHAVLDAAEVMR, encoded by the coding sequence ATGACCGACGCCAGCGGGCTGGTTCCGGCTGCCAACATGAAGGTCGATGGCCAACGCTTGTGGGACAGCCTGATGCAGATGGCCCGGATCGGGCCGGGCGTCGCGGGCGGCAACAACCGCCAGACCCTGACCGATGCCGATGCCGAGGGCCGCGCCCTGTTCCGCCGCTGGTCCGAGGAGGCGGGCATGACCATGGGCTTGGACCGGATGGGCAGCATGTTCATGCGCCACGAGGGGGCCGAGCCGGATCTGGACCCGGTCTATATCGGCAGCCATCTGGATACCCAGCCGACGGGCGGCAAATATGACGGCGTGCTGGGCGTGCTGTCGGGGCTGGAGGTGATCCGCTCGATCCGCGACATGGGCATCGTGACCCGCCGTCCCATCGTCGTCGTGAACTGGACGAACGAGGAAGGCACCCGCTTCGCCCCCGCCATGCTGGCATCCGGCGTCTTTGCGGGCGTGCTGACCGAGGATTACGCCAACAGCCGAGAGGATGCCGAGGGCAAGCGGTTCGGGGATGAGCTGGCCCGCATCGGCTGGCGGGGCGACGAGGCGCCGGGCAACCGCAGGATCCACGCCATGTTCGAATACCATATCGAGCAAGGCCCGATCCTGGAGGCCGAAGGCAAGCAGATCGGCGTCGTCACCCATGGCCAGGGGCTGTGGTGGTTGCAGGTCACGCTGACCGGCAAGGACGCGCATACCGGATCGACGCCCATGTCCATGCGGGTGGACGCGGGCCTGGGCATGGCGCGCATCATCGAGGCCGTGCATCGCATCGCCATGGACCACCAGCCCGACACCGTGGGCGCGGTGGGCCAGGCCAATGTCTGGCCGAACAGCCGCAACGTGATCCCCGGCCGCGCGGTCTTCACCATCGACATCCGCTCGCCCGACCTGGGCAAACTGACCTCGATGCGGTCGAGGATCGAGGCCGAGGCCGCTGATATCGCCCGCCATCTGGGCCTGGGGATCGAGATCGAGCCGGTCGGGCATTTCGATCCTGTGGAATTCGATCCGGGTCTGGTCAGGGTGGTGCGGGCGGCGGCGGAGCGGCTGGGATACAGCCATCGCGACATCGTGTCGGGCGCCGGGCATGACGCCTGCTGGATCAATCGGGTGGCGCCGACGGTGATGATCATGTGCCCCTGCGTGGACGGGTTGTCGCACAACGAGGCCGAGGAGATCAGCCCGGAATGGGCCGAGGCAGGCGCGGATGTGCTGCTGCACGCGGTGCTGGATGCGGCAGAGGTCATGCGCTGA